In Anoplopoma fimbria isolate UVic2021 breed Golden Eagle Sablefish chromosome 15, Afim_UVic_2022, whole genome shotgun sequence, the genomic window GTAGTGCCCTCCACCGTTCTCCTGTGTCATTCTGACAATTTTCTCCAGCAGCTGATGGGTCTGCTGCCGGTCGTCCACTTGGTTGCTGAAGACGTGGTATCTCCCGTAGCACAGCTGAATGAGCTCTTTGAGCTCCTCACTCTTTGAGACAAAGCTTTCGATGGTCTGCGTCTTTAGATAGTCTCCATGTGTGAACAACACTAGTGAGTATTTAGCCGCCTCCTCACCAAAAGTGGTCTGAATCATCTTGACGGTGTCCCGCTCCTCCTGGGTGAACCTGCCCAGCTTCAGAACCACCAGGAAGGCGTGAGGACCAGGAGCAGACATAGAGACGCAGGTTTCGATCCTCTTCACCACTTCTTCTTGGGATAGCTGGGTGTCAAACAGCCCCGGAGTGTCGATGACGGCGACCTTTCGACCTCCGACCTCTCCCTCAGCCCTATCACATCGCAACGtccaggaggaagaggagcgttCGGAATGGAACGCTCCCCTCCCCAAGATGATGTTTCCTGCTGCGCTCTTCCCTGCTCCAGTCTTCCCCACCAGAACGATGCGGAGTTCATGGCTATGCTTTTGTTTCTGAGATCCTGTGGAGATAAAGCAAAGCAACATCTGTGTTCTTagctttttgttcttttgctgCTGGCACTGAATCAAACATCTGACATACATCCACATCTGTACTATGAAACAAATTCCATATATAATAGtagaaaacacattgaaataaacatttagagatgcacatttagtttagttttgaaAAAATAGTTTAAGGTAGTGATACATGTTTAGCGGGCTTGAGCCGTGGTTATATTAATCTGGAGAAGCCATTCTTACCACTTTGCTCAGTGCCACATTTGAAGTATTCAGATACATTTTACTTAGGTAAATGTAGAAATACTACCCAGTTAGTAAACTCTAATAcaagtaaaatgaaaatattatttggCTAAATGAACACAAGTATTATTAGccaaatgtacttaaagtaacaaaagtaaaagtatctCCAAACCCCATAATTATTCAGTTTACTGccatttaagaaaagaaaaatcagcaaATCCTCCCTTTTagcagaaaaatgtttttaatgtgtaatttttaagtcatttttgcAAGAAAAATGAAACTCAGTAACAAAGTAGCACCAAGTGACTAATGGATTATTGTTTAGATCAGCGTTAGTCTGGTTAACAAGCTGTAGGTCTGTTAGTGTAGGTCTGCTAGTTTAGGTCTATTAGTGTAATGTAGGTCTGCTAGTGTAGGTCTGCTAGTGTAGGTCTGTTAGTGTAGGTCTGTTAGTGTAGGTCTTTTAGTGTAGTGTAGGTCTGTTAGTGTAGGTCTTTTAGTGTAGTGTAGGTCTGTTAGTGTAGGTCTGTTAGTGTAGTGTAGGTCTGTTAGTGTAGGTCTTTTAGTGTAGTGTAGGTCTGCTAGTTTAGGTCTGCTAGTGTAGGTCTGTTAGTGTAGGTCTGCTAGTGTAGGTCTGTTAGTGTAGTGTAGGTCTGCTAGTGTAGGTCTGTTAGTGTAGGTCTGTTAGTGTAGTGTAGGTCTGCTAGTGTAGGTCTGTTAGTGTAGGTCTGTTAGTGTAGGTCTGTTAGTGTAGTGTAGGTCTGCTAGTGTAGGTCTGTTAGTGTAGGTCTGTTAGTGTAGGTCTGTTAGTGTAGGTCTGTTAGTGTAGGTCTTTTAGTGTAGTGTAGGTGTGCTAGTGTAGGTCTGCTAGTCTGCTAGTGTAGGTCTGCTAGTGTAGGTCTGTTAGTGTAGGTCTGTTAGTGTAGTGTAGGTCTGCTAGTGTAGGTCTGCTAGTGTAGGTCTGCTAGTGTAGGTCTGTTAGTGTAGGTCTTTTAGTGTAGTGTAGGTGTGCTAGTGTAGGTCTATTAGTGGTCGCCTATTTCAGCTTGTGTTCTCCTCCCCTCACGCTATCTGTGCTATCTAACTTGCTGATGGACACCTAGGTTCGACAAATTGTCCAGATTGTGTCCAGACACCATCAGAAATCTGTACATTGATGAATCGAATGAATGCACAGGATCCATTATGCAGTTcaagccttttttatttagatgGTACACATGTGATCATCCAGCCACAATCCATCAAGGTATTTACATGAATGATTTTACTCATATTTCACATTATACAATTCAGACACTGTTCAAGATgcagtataataaatataataaaagacaggtacaaaataaatcaacaaatagtGATTGAGAATCATATTTAGTATAAATTATATATGCAAAGAGTTAACTGAGAAGCAATTCCAAACTAAAAGATGAGACTTTTCCTGGTAAATATTCACATATAGACTGATCTGTATGCTCTACGCTCCTTATTGCACATGGCAGCGATCTGAAACTTTTAAGGATATGACACCGATGGTAGCTCCAATGGCCGCTCCAGCTGCGACTCCTATTACCACACCGATTGGACCTCCTGCAACTCCAATCAGACCTCCGACAGCAGCACCACAGGCCGTTGCCACAGCTATTACCGGAGCAGCGACGAAGTCATTGGATTTTTCAGCTAGAGCTCTGGCCTCATGCTCATATCTTCTATTCACCCGCTTCATCTCCCTGCGGTAGGGCCTTTCTGCATATTGAGATCTTAGTTCTTCCAGCTCTTTCTGCTTCTTggcctccagctccttcaggaGTCGCTGTTTCTCCTTATCTATGGCCACCTCTGCTCTCAAGAACATTTCGTTGGTGTAGTGGCTTCCTCCGTTAGCCAGAGTCATCTTGTCAATTTTGTCGAGGAGCTGACCGGTTTGTTCAGGGTTTTTGATTTCGTTGTTAAAGACGTGGTACCGATGGTTGCACTTCTGAATGAGGGCTAGCAGTTCAGGACTCTCTGAAATAAAGCTCTCAATGGTTTGGTTCCTCAGCTGGTCTCCATGTGTGAACAACACCATTGTGTATTTAGCTGCATCTTCACCAAAAGTGGTCTGAATCATCTTGACGGTGTCCTGCTCCTCCTGGGTGAACCTGTCCAGCTGGAGAACCACCAGAAAGGCGTGAGGACcaggagcagacagagagatgcaCATCTTGATCCTCTTCACCACCGCTTCTTGGGTGAAATTAGTGTCGAACAGCCCTGGAGTGTCGATGACGGCGACCCTTCGACCTCCGACAACCCCTTTAGCTTTATGGCATTCAGACGTCAAGGAGGACGGAGACAGATCGGACTCAAACGCTTCCCTCCCCAGGATGGTGTTTCCTGCAGCGCTCTTCCCCACTCCTGTCTTCCCGACTAGAACAATCCTCCTTTCGTTTGGAATTGCGGCACCTTCGAACCCTGCCGGACAGAAATACACCGTTCGTCATACAGTGCTGCCTTGGTAAACAGAGAGGCTGTGTGCACACTccatttctgtctcctctcacaAGACAATACCAGAGTGCACTTGTCCTTTGAGCCAGCAATCAGGTTACAAGGCGGAAAGAACAGCATTTGTTTACTTTGATGACAACATAAATATGTTGTCATCAAAGTAAACAAAGGCATGTTATCCAACAAGTCAAACAAGACCAAAAATATTCTCAACTCAGAGCATCATGTTAGTGTAAATGCAGCAaggcaagttttttttatagcacCTTTCAGGCTATTCAAGGTTCTTTAGATAGGACCTGAACggtgatataaaaatattaaatataaagacAGCAAAGGGATTTATTCTTACTCAGCTATTGCTGTTTGATCAACATATGAGAGAGAGCTGTAAAGACAACATCACAAAAGTCCTACTTTTCTCATTTCTGCTGAGTCATTCGTCCTTTACTTCCTCATATATTCTCAAGGTGTGTCCATGTTCATGACTAAACCGAGATTTGTGGCTTGTTTGCGGTAGCTAATGTTAGCGATTGAAGCTGAGAATTTACTTCTAATTCTTCTTCGTTGGTTCCCAAAGACAATATTTCCGTTTTGATTTTGGCACATCCAATCACTGatttgttgaatacacttactCAGTGCTTGTATGGGACAATGGTCACCCTCTGATGTGccataaatattgtaaaatctttagtgttttgtttttaaattacaagAAACTTTTTTCTTAGGTTTTGGCCTATTGTCTGACTGACTCTGTTCTTTCATAAAAAGTATGTCACAACAATTACAAATTGTGTCTTATTATCATATGATTACTTAGCCTATTAAGATACATATAATCAATCAAAATCCATATAATAATAGATAATTTAAACTTATACtaatgaaaataaagcaaaatgatTTTTCAGCAGAAGCATGTACCTTAGGCCTTCAGGGCAAAAAGtctgcataataattagccaaaaatgtatttattacgTTACatagaaaaactaaataatacaTCAAATAATACATCAATGAATCG contains:
- the LOC129103197 gene encoding GTPase IMAP family member 9-like; its protein translation is MSGPHYQGFEGAAIPNERRIVLVGKTGVGKSAAGNTILGREAFESDLSPSSLTSECHKAKGVVGGRRVAVIDTPGLFDTNFTQEAVVKRIKMCISLSAPGPHAFLVVLQLDRFTQEEQDTVKMIQTTFGEDAAKYTMVLFTHGDQLRNQTIESFISESPELLALIQKCNHRYHVFNNEIKNPEQTGQLLDKIDKMTLANGGSHYTNEMFLRAEVAIDKEKQRLLKELEAKKQKELEELRSQYAERPYRREMKRVNRRYEHEARALAEKSNDFVAAPVIAVATACGAAVGGLIGVAGGPIGVVIGVAAGAAIGATIGVISLKVSDRCHVQ